One Candidatus Limnocylindria bacterium DNA segment encodes these proteins:
- a CDS encoding alpha/beta fold hydrolase, translating into MPRVMAGDVELYYESLGEGTPLVLQAHDHTPWLFGQAPVLSQRYRVLVYDRRGTGRSSSPEGDWSAADLAGDLVRFLDALAIERAIVGGSSLGGVITAQFAVDHPERALALVIGHTVPYLDDIGRAWLERQVTDARAGHPVIARQPADTAGGSEPPTTDPVFAASPLGRMIATTGTGLGRTPDDIARAIAVLRDWDQRPRKADLAKIKVPTLVIVGEREPRSTIEGSREWASWIPGAEFVILPGAHHAAPREAAPAWNAAVQGFLDRHGLGGQSTS; encoded by the coding sequence ATGCCGCGAGTCATGGCTGGGGACGTCGAGCTCTACTACGAGTCGCTCGGCGAGGGCACGCCGCTGGTGCTTCAGGCCCACGACCACACGCCCTGGTTGTTCGGACAGGCGCCGGTCCTCTCGCAGCGCTATCGGGTCCTGGTCTACGACCGCCGCGGGACGGGGCGCTCGTCGAGCCCGGAAGGCGACTGGAGCGCCGCGGACCTCGCCGGCGACCTCGTGAGATTCCTGGATGCCCTCGCGATCGAGCGCGCGATCGTCGGAGGTTCGTCGCTCGGCGGTGTGATCACCGCGCAGTTCGCCGTCGACCACCCGGAGCGGGCGCTCGCGCTCGTCATCGGTCACACAGTCCCCTACCTCGACGACATCGGACGCGCCTGGCTCGAGCGACAGGTGACCGACGCGCGCGCCGGTCATCCGGTCATCGCGCGACAGCCCGCGGACACCGCGGGCGGCAGCGAGCCGCCAACGACCGATCCCGTCTTCGCCGCGTCGCCGCTCGGACGGATGATCGCGACGACCGGCACCGGCCTCGGCCGCACTCCCGATGACATCGCGCGAGCCATCGCGGTCCTGCGCGACTGGGATCAGCGGCCCCGAAAAGCCGACCTCGCGAAGATCAAAGTGCCGACGCTCGTCATCGTGGGCGAGCGCGAGCCGCGCTCGACGATCGAAGGATCGCGCGAATGGGCGTCGTGGATCCCCGGTGCGGAGTTCGTGATCCTGCCCGGCGCGCATCACGCCGCGCCGCGCGAGGCCGCGCCAGCCTGGAACGCCGCGGTGCAGGGATTCCTCGACCGGCACGGCTTGGGTGGACAATCGACGTCATGA
- a CDS encoding aspartate aminotransferase family protein — MATVTRQRAELSSAEVRDLRDRFVPRGLHVGTSVVVASAQGAEVFDPEGKRYIDFVAGIGALNLGHQHPEIVAAVRAQLDRYAHVAAQVVTYEPYVRLAQELDRIYPRAEGSTVATKSIFANSGAEAVENAIKIARVATGREWIVAFQNSFHGRTYTAMTATGKTKSSRMPFMRSTSPNIAHLPYPYPYRPIANVGEEELAELHVRLFEQALETNLSPEHVAAVILEPIQGEGGFVVPPARFLKRISAICRRHDIVFIVDEIQTGMARTGRMFAIEHAGVTPDLVVTSKSLGAGFPIGAVTGRAELFDAMPSASFGSTFGGHPIACAAALKTIEIIERDGLAARAAAIGVTLRRRFDAIAARAASVGDVRGIGAMQAIELVRDRDTKKPAPELVESTIKRAGERGLLLLRAGLYSNVIRTLVPLTIADAQLEEGLDILEGSLVG, encoded by the coding sequence ATGGCCACAGTAACCCGGCAGCGCGCCGAGCTCAGCAGCGCCGAGGTCCGCGATCTTCGTGACCGCTTCGTCCCGCGAGGCCTCCACGTCGGGACCTCCGTCGTGGTCGCATCGGCCCAGGGAGCGGAGGTCTTCGACCCAGAAGGCAAGCGGTACATCGACTTCGTCGCCGGGATCGGCGCGCTGAATCTGGGGCACCAGCATCCCGAGATCGTCGCGGCGGTCCGCGCTCAGCTCGATCGGTATGCCCATGTGGCCGCCCAAGTCGTCACATACGAGCCGTACGTGCGCCTCGCTCAGGAGCTCGATCGCATCTATCCGCGCGCCGAAGGCTCGACGGTCGCGACGAAGAGCATCTTCGCCAACAGCGGAGCGGAGGCCGTCGAGAACGCGATCAAGATCGCGCGCGTTGCCACGGGCCGCGAGTGGATCGTCGCGTTCCAGAACTCGTTCCACGGCCGGACCTATACGGCCATGACAGCGACGGGAAAAACGAAGAGCTCACGGATGCCATTCATGCGTTCCACGTCGCCGAACATCGCGCACCTTCCGTATCCGTATCCATATCGCCCGATCGCGAACGTCGGCGAAGAGGAGCTGGCCGAGCTACACGTCCGCCTCTTCGAGCAGGCTCTCGAGACGAACCTCTCGCCCGAGCACGTCGCCGCGGTCATCCTCGAGCCGATCCAGGGCGAGGGAGGCTTCGTCGTGCCGCCGGCGCGCTTCCTCAAGCGGATCTCGGCGATCTGCCGACGCCACGACATCGTCTTCATCGTCGACGAGATCCAGACCGGTATGGCGCGGACCGGTCGCATGTTCGCGATCGAGCACGCCGGCGTGACCCCCGACCTCGTCGTCACGTCCAAGTCGCTCGGCGCTGGTTTCCCTATCGGCGCTGTCACCGGACGAGCGGAGCTGTTTGACGCGATGCCGTCTGCCTCGTTCGGGAGCACCTTCGGCGGTCATCCCATCGCGTGTGCTGCGGCGCTGAAGACCATCGAGATCATCGAGCGCGACGGACTCGCGGCACGTGCCGCGGCCATCGGCGTCACGCTGCGCCGGCGATTCGACGCCATCGCGGCTCGTGCCGCGAGCGTCGGGGATGTGCGCGGCATCGGCGCGATGCAGGCGATCGAGCTCGTCCGCGACCGCGACACCAAGAAGCCAGCACCCGAGCTGGTCGAGTCGACGATCAAGCGCGCGGGCGAACGCGGCCTCCTTCTTCTGCGCGCGGGTCTTTACAGCAACGTCATTCGAACGCTTGTCCCGCTGACGATCGCTGATGCACAGCTCGAGGAAGGTTTGGACATCCTTGAGGGATCGCTTGTTGGCTGA
- a CDS encoding SRPBCC family protein produces the protein MATKTKYETTLTLPSDKEILMTKKFEAPREVVWEAITDPDLIPKWWGFARDKTEVKKMDVRKGGKWQFITQTSGGEVVDFHGTYREVVAPEKLVYSFLFGDMPEGDGFVEITLVEKDGVTELRDRGVFNSKEERDAVIATGMESGARETYERLSELVATLIA, from the coding sequence ATGGCCACTAAGACAAAGTACGAGACCACGCTCACCCTGCCGTCAGATAAAGAGATCCTCATGACCAAGAAGTTCGAAGCACCGCGCGAGGTCGTGTGGGAAGCGATCACGGATCCGGACCTCATCCCCAAGTGGTGGGGCTTCGCCCGGGACAAGACCGAGGTCAAGAAGATGGACGTGCGCAAGGGCGGCAAGTGGCAATTCATCACGCAGACGTCCGGCGGCGAAGTCGTCGACTTCCACGGCACGTACCGCGAGGTCGTGGCCCCCGAAAAGCTCGTCTACAGCTTCCTCTTCGGGGACATGCCGGAGGGAGACGGGTTCGTGGAGATCACGCTCGTCGAGAAGGACGGCGTTACCGAACTTCGGGATCGCGGTGTCTTCAACTCCAAGGAAGAGCGCGACGCTGTGATCGCGACTGGTATGGAGTCCGGCGCACGCGAGACCTACGAGCGCCTCTCGGAGCTCGTCGCGACCCTTATCGCCTAA
- the hutU gene encoding urocanate hydratase: MTVTARAVRAPRGTALTCRDWPQEAAFRMIQNNLDPEVAEHPDELIVYGGTGRAARSWEAFDRILSTLRRLKNDETLLVQSGKPVGVFRTHEWAPRVLIANALLVPKWATWEKFRELEAAGLTMYGQMTAGSWIYIGTQGILQGTYETFAAVARKHFGGTLAGRLVVTAGLGGMGGAQPLAITMNEGVGLIVEVDHANAERRRRQGFLDEIAPTLDDALQIAQRSLRDRTPRSIGLVANAADVLPELARRGVRVDVVTDQTSAHDPLDGYVPAGVEDLAGLRAREPQSYVRRSRESMARHCEAIVSLAKRGAVAFDYGNNLRGEAKEAGFADAFSYPGFVPEYIRPLFAEGRGPFRWVALSGDTADIHCTDRLVLELFPENETLARWIRLAQDRVPFQGLPARVCWLGYGERALFGERIDELVASGEIKAPIVIGRDHLDSGSVASPFRETEGMKDGSDAIADWPILNALVNTAAGATWVSVHHGGGVGIGNSIHAGMVAVADGTALGREKLRRVLTTDPGTGVMRHADAGYDEALDFAKRSGIDLPSV; the protein is encoded by the coding sequence ATGACCGTTACGGCGCGCGCCGTCCGCGCCCCCCGCGGCACCGCGCTGACGTGCCGCGACTGGCCGCAAGAGGCCGCGTTCCGGATGATCCAGAACAACCTCGACCCCGAGGTCGCGGAGCATCCCGACGAGCTCATCGTGTACGGCGGCACCGGCCGCGCGGCGCGGTCGTGGGAGGCGTTCGACCGCATCCTCTCGACGCTGCGCCGCCTCAAGAACGACGAGACGCTGCTCGTGCAATCGGGCAAGCCCGTCGGTGTGTTCCGCACGCATGAGTGGGCGCCGCGCGTGCTCATCGCGAACGCGCTCCTCGTGCCGAAGTGGGCGACGTGGGAGAAGTTCCGCGAGCTCGAGGCAGCGGGCCTGACGATGTACGGGCAGATGACCGCAGGCTCCTGGATCTACATCGGTACACAGGGGATCCTGCAGGGAACGTACGAGACGTTCGCCGCGGTCGCGCGCAAGCACTTCGGCGGCACGCTCGCCGGCCGACTTGTCGTCACCGCCGGGCTCGGCGGCATGGGTGGCGCGCAGCCGCTCGCAATCACGATGAACGAAGGTGTCGGTCTCATCGTCGAGGTCGATCACGCGAACGCCGAACGGCGACGCCGGCAGGGCTTCCTCGACGAGATCGCGCCGACGCTCGACGACGCGCTGCAGATCGCGCAACGATCGCTGCGCGACCGGACGCCACGCAGCATCGGGCTCGTCGCCAACGCAGCGGACGTGCTGCCCGAGCTCGCGCGCCGTGGCGTGCGCGTCGACGTCGTCACCGATCAGACCAGCGCACACGATCCGCTGGACGGCTACGTTCCCGCAGGCGTCGAGGACCTTGCCGGTCTGCGCGCGCGCGAGCCGCAGAGCTACGTCCGCAGATCGCGCGAGTCGATGGCGCGGCACTGCGAGGCGATCGTTTCGCTGGCGAAGCGCGGCGCCGTCGCATTCGACTACGGGAACAACCTGCGCGGTGAGGCGAAGGAGGCGGGCTTCGCCGACGCGTTCAGCTATCCCGGCTTCGTCCCCGAGTACATCCGTCCGCTGTTCGCGGAAGGCCGCGGGCCGTTCCGTTGGGTCGCGCTCTCGGGCGATACGGCCGACATTCACTGCACCGACCGCCTCGTACTCGAGCTCTTCCCAGAGAACGAGACGCTCGCGCGGTGGATCCGCCTCGCGCAGGACCGCGTGCCATTCCAGGGCCTCCCGGCGCGCGTGTGCTGGCTCGGGTATGGGGAGCGCGCGCTGTTCGGGGAGCGCATCGACGAGCTCGTCGCAAGCGGCGAGATCAAGGCGCCGATCGTCATCGGGCGCGACCACCTCGACTCGGGCTCGGTCGCATCGCCCTTCCGCGAGACCGAGGGAATGAAGGACGGCAGTGACGCGATCGCAGACTGGCCGATCCTGAACGCGCTCGTGAACACAGCGGCGGGTGCGACGTGGGTGTCGGTGCATCACGGTGGTGGTGTTGGCATCGGCAACTCGATCCACGCAGGGATGGTCGCCGTCGCGGATGGCACCGCGCTGGGCCGCGAGAAGCTTCGCCGTGTCCTCACGACCGACCCCGGCACGGGTGTGATGCGTCACGCCGACGCCGGGTACGACGAGGCGCTCGACTTCGCCAAGCGCAGCGGGATCGACCTGCCGAGCGTCTGA
- a CDS encoding MFS transporter — protein MSVDGKKLLVTRVLRTFAYGYLTVILGLYLDALGMDPTEIGFILAAAIAGSALMTVFWSLVADRIGRRRTVATMAGLMAVGGLLFAFGGTFVPLLIGAFTGTISATSSEVGIFQTVEQAILPQTAPDERRTWLFAIYNTVANFAAAFGSFAAVTVGLFASLGLQGADAYRPFFVVYALIGLINLAIFVTLSDRVELAKVEGERRFLGIRRSGGTVAKLSALFGLDAFAGGFVVLSLVAFWFHLKWGLSPEALASVFFWVNVLSGLSLLAAGRLAQRIGLLNTMVFTHIPSSVLLLLVPLMPSAGLAVAVFLARMSISQMDVPTRQSYTMAIVDPEERTATAGITNVARTTAAAISPAFVGMAFSAGALGLPFFVAAGLKILYDGLIYATFRGVHPPEETRLRRST, from the coding sequence TTGAGCGTCGACGGCAAGAAGCTGCTCGTCACGCGAGTCCTTCGAACGTTCGCATACGGGTACCTCACGGTCATTCTCGGCCTCTACCTCGATGCGCTGGGCATGGATCCGACGGAGATCGGCTTCATCCTCGCTGCCGCGATCGCCGGGTCGGCCCTCATGACGGTGTTCTGGTCGCTCGTCGCCGATCGGATCGGCCGCCGCCGGACCGTTGCGACGATGGCCGGGCTCATGGCGGTCGGAGGTCTGCTGTTTGCTTTTGGCGGCACCTTCGTGCCCCTCCTGATTGGCGCGTTCACCGGCACGATCAGCGCGACGAGCTCCGAGGTCGGGATCTTCCAGACGGTCGAGCAGGCGATCCTCCCGCAGACAGCGCCCGACGAGCGCCGCACGTGGCTGTTCGCGATCTACAACACCGTCGCGAACTTCGCTGCGGCCTTCGGCTCGTTTGCCGCGGTGACCGTGGGCCTCTTCGCCTCGCTCGGGCTCCAGGGTGCCGACGCGTACCGGCCGTTCTTCGTCGTTTATGCCCTCATCGGCCTCATCAACCTCGCGATCTTCGTGACGCTGTCCGACCGAGTCGAGCTCGCGAAGGTCGAGGGCGAGCGGCGCTTTCTTGGCATCCGCCGCTCGGGCGGGACCGTGGCCAAACTGTCGGCGCTGTTCGGCCTCGACGCGTTCGCCGGCGGCTTCGTCGTGCTTTCGCTCGTGGCGTTCTGGTTCCACCTGAAGTGGGGCCTATCGCCGGAAGCGCTCGCTTCCGTCTTCTTCTGGGTGAATGTCCTCTCGGGGCTGTCGCTCCTGGCGGCAGGCCGGCTCGCGCAGCGGATCGGACTGCTGAACACGATGGTCTTCACGCACATCCCATCGAGCGTCCTCCTCCTCCTGGTGCCGCTCATGCCTTCGGCCGGGCTTGCGGTCGCGGTCTTCCTCGCACGCATGAGCATCTCTCAGATGGACGTGCCGACGCGGCAGTCATACACGATGGCGATCGTCGATCCCGAGGAGCGCACCGCGACGGCCGGCATCACCAACGTCGCCCGAACGACCGCTGCGGCGATCTCGCCCGCGTTCGTGGGCATGGCGTTCTCTGCCGGGGCACTCGGTCTGCCCTTCTTCGTCGCCGCCGGGCTGAAGATCCTCTACGACGGCCTCATCTACGCGACGTTCCGTGGGGTTCACCCGCCCGAGGAGACGAGACTTCGTCGGTCGACCTAA